From Companilactobacillus heilongjiangensis, one genomic window encodes:
- a CDS encoding NAD(P)-dependent oxidoreductase — MQKIGFIGTGVMGSGIINNLLKAHYDVDIYTRTKSRAEPLINEGAKWFANPKDVAENADIIFSMVGFPKDVEDVYFKDNGIIAGLSEGKIVVDMTTSTPTLAKKIGEKAQSIGVECIDAPVSGGDVGARDGKLTIMVGGSKKAFETLQPIFNIIGKTNHYFGSYGAGQHAKMANQIMIAGTMTGLTEMFVYAKAAGLDLSAVLETVEGGGGDNWSLENYGPRILNNDFKPGFYSKHFLKDLRIALDESEKMGLDLPSTKQAKKLYETLVDEQKLGDDGTQALIKLWW, encoded by the coding sequence ATGCAAAAAATCGGATTTATTGGTACTGGTGTTATGGGTAGCGGTATTATTAATAATCTGCTCAAGGCCCATTATGATGTTGATATTTATACTCGAACGAAGTCTCGGGCTGAACCTTTGATCAATGAAGGTGCCAAATGGTTTGCTAATCCTAAGGACGTTGCCGAAAATGCTGACATTATTTTTTCAATGGTCGGTTTTCCCAAGGACGTTGAAGATGTTTACTTCAAGGACAATGGTATCATCGCTGGCCTAAGTGAGGGCAAAATTGTCGTTGATATGACAACAAGTACACCTACCTTGGCTAAAAAAATCGGTGAGAAAGCTCAATCCATTGGCGTTGAATGTATTGACGCTCCTGTTTCTGGTGGCGATGTCGGTGCTCGTGATGGAAAATTAACTATCATGGTTGGTGGTTCCAAAAAGGCTTTCGAAACACTTCAACCAATCTTCAATATTATTGGTAAAACTAATCACTACTTCGGTTCTTACGGTGCCGGTCAACATGCGAAAATGGCTAACCAGATTATGATTGCTGGAACTATGACTGGTTTAACTGAAATGTTTGTTTATGCTAAAGCCGCTGGACTTGATCTTTCAGCAGTCTTAGAAACTGTTGAAGGCGGCGGTGGCGACAACTGGAGTTTGGAAAATTATGGTCCCAGAATTCTAAATAATGATTTCAAACCGGGATTTTATTCCAAACATTTCTTGAAGGACTTGCGTATTGCGCTCGATGAAAGTGAAAAAATGGGTCTTGACCTTCCATCAACTAAACAAGCTAAGAAACTTTACGAAACATTAGTCGATGAACAAAAACTCGGTGATGATGGTACTCAAGCATTAATTAAATTATGGTGGTAA
- a CDS encoding YitT family protein, producing the protein MTFVKNYYKSILAALFYGITSALGIQLLLQPAKLYTSGVTGASQLIVNLLNEFAHMDTPVYLWYALLNLPLILLAWFKLGRKFTILSIISVVSASLFILIVPLYPLTKDPLLSAVFGGILSGAGIGLCFRYGFSTGGTDIIALIVQKSTGRSVGQVSFAINAIIITIAGFAFGWELALYTIISIYITNVVIDKMYIQQQKITVTIYSHKVDDISKELLKSLNRGLTLDYHLRGAYSGEEIGSITTVLTKYQLFFAKKIIMNVDPDAFINIQPTMSISGKFSDN; encoded by the coding sequence ATGACATTTGTGAAGAACTATTATAAAAGTATTTTAGCAGCTTTATTTTATGGAATAACCTCGGCTTTAGGTATTCAATTACTTCTACAGCCGGCCAAGCTTTATACCAGTGGTGTTACTGGTGCATCACAGTTGATTGTCAACTTGTTAAATGAATTTGCTCATATGGATACACCAGTTTATCTGTGGTATGCATTGTTGAATTTGCCACTTATATTGTTGGCATGGTTCAAATTAGGTAGAAAGTTTACGATTTTATCAATAATATCCGTTGTTTCAGCATCACTCTTCATCTTGATTGTTCCACTATATCCATTAACAAAAGATCCACTTTTATCAGCAGTCTTTGGTGGAATCCTTTCTGGAGCAGGGATTGGACTGTGTTTCCGTTACGGATTCTCAACAGGTGGGACCGATATTATCGCCTTGATTGTTCAAAAGAGTACCGGTCGTTCAGTTGGTCAAGTTAGTTTTGCTATTAATGCAATCATTATTACAATCGCTGGTTTTGCTTTTGGTTGGGAATTAGCTTTGTATACAATTATTTCAATTTACATTACAAATGTAGTGATTGATAAAATGTATATTCAACAACAAAAAATTACCGTTACGATCTATTCACACAAAGTCGATGATATTTCAAAAGAATTATTAAAGTCGTTAAATCGTGGATTAACGTTGGATTATCACTTACGTGGTGCTTATTCTGGCGAAGAAATCGGATCAATTACAACTGTTTTAACAAAGTATCAGCTATTCTTTGCAAAGAAAATTATTATGAACGTCGATCCAGATGCATTTATCAATATTCAACCAACAATGTCTATCTCTGGAAAGTTCAGCGATAACTAA
- a CDS encoding NAD(P)H-dependent oxidoreductase produces the protein MKTIIYTHPYAGSFNHEILNRLSNSFSKNDEEFEIINPYADNFNPTLTDAELKLYSQGKTDDELVRRYQRRIAASDELIFIFPIWWQGTPAMLKGFLDKTMLKGFAYNEDNGWKGLLTYIKRVTVITTSTVPESYLEKNCGNPIKDVFINRTLADLGIDPKTVNWIHFGEANVTTDEKREKFLDEVPQLYAKNIKG, from the coding sequence ATGAAAACAATTATTTATACTCATCCATATGCGGGTAGCTTTAACCATGAGATTTTAAATAGATTGTCGAATTCTTTTTCAAAAAATGATGAAGAGTTTGAAATAATCAATCCTTATGCCGACAACTTCAATCCAACTTTGACCGATGCAGAATTAAAGCTTTACAGTCAGGGCAAAACAGATGACGAATTAGTTAGAAGGTATCAACGCAGAATTGCGGCCTCTGATGAGTTGATTTTTATTTTCCCAATTTGGTGGCAAGGTACACCCGCAATGCTAAAGGGATTTTTAGATAAAACGATGTTAAAAGGCTTTGCCTATAACGAAGATAATGGTTGGAAAGGCTTATTAACGTACATTAAGCGGGTTACCGTTATAACGACATCAACCGTGCCCGAGTCATATTTAGAAAAGAATTGTGGCAATCCAATCAAAGATGTTTTCATTAATAGAACCTTAGCCGATTTAGGAATTGATCCAAAGACGGTTAACTGGATACATTTTGGTGAAGCCAATGTAACAACAGACGAAAAAAGAGAAAAGTTTTTAGATGAAGTACCGCAGCTTTATGCCAAGAATATTAAAGGATAA
- the ltrA gene encoding group II intron reverse transcriptase/maturase, whose protein sequence is MRQSQKIECKFDHFNAHICEQMMVRSAASGENTNKNGISFKQLVLDENNLNRAYKRVKENKGGAGIDGMTVYDLFDYIRKNKEALLKSLSDSTYKPSPVKRVEIPKPNGTMRKLGIPTVFDRVVQQAVAQVMSPIFEKIFSNNSFGFRPNRSAHDAVKQVVSFYKQGYHVVIDLDLKSYFDTVNHDLLIKFIKQYTDDEWLLNLIRKFLTSGVMDGKLFQEMEKGTPQGGNLSPLLANIYLNELDKLLTTRGHKFVRYADDCNIYVKSKRAGRRVLNSISRFLESGLKLTLNQEKTKITVPTKSKFLGFSLGFTNKGVCLRPSYQAEKRVKQSLRKLTKRNRGRKLEVILKEIRQKMVGWLNYYGIGAMKDFIRKLDSWLRARIRQYIWKSWKRPKAKYRKLVKLGVTRRQAFICANSSKGYWRTAHSSVVQHALSKKKLESFGLIDMTKRLQSLQNA, encoded by the coding sequence ATGCGACAATCGCAGAAAATAGAATGTAAATTCGACCATTTTAATGCTCACATATGTGAACAAATGATGGTACGTAGCGCCGCTTCTGGCGAAAATACGAATAAGAATGGCATTTCATTTAAGCAACTAGTTTTAGATGAAAATAATCTCAATAGAGCCTATAAGCGAGTCAAGGAAAACAAGGGTGGAGCTGGCATAGATGGAATGACTGTCTATGACTTGTTCGACTATATTCGTAAGAACAAGGAAGCACTACTTAAGTCCTTAAGTGATTCAACTTATAAACCTAGCCCCGTCAAAAGGGTAGAAATACCTAAGCCAAATGGGACTATGCGTAAGCTTGGTATACCAACAGTCTTCGACCGTGTGGTACAACAAGCAGTGGCGCAGGTTATGAGCCCTATCTTTGAGAAAATCTTCTCTAACAACAGCTTTGGATTTAGACCAAATCGAAGTGCCCATGACGCAGTAAAACAGGTTGTGAGTTTTTACAAGCAAGGCTATCACGTTGTGATAGACCTTGACCTAAAGTCTTACTTCGACACGGTGAACCATGATTTACTTATCAAGTTCATCAAGCAATATACTGATGATGAATGGTTGTTAAATCTAATTCGTAAGTTCCTAACCAGTGGCGTAATGGATGGAAAACTATTTCAAGAAATGGAAAAAGGTACGCCTCAAGGCGGTAACCTTTCTCCACTCTTGGCCAACATATATTTAAATGAGCTGGACAAGTTATTGACCACCCGTGGTCATAAATTCGTCCGCTACGCTGATGACTGTAATATTTATGTCAAAAGTAAACGAGCAGGAAGAAGAGTCCTGAATAGTATTTCAAGGTTCCTAGAAAGTGGTTTAAAGCTAACTTTAAACCAAGAAAAGACCAAAATTACAGTGCCAACAAAGTCAAAGTTTTTAGGATTCTCTTTAGGCTTTACCAACAAGGGCGTATGTTTACGCCCGAGCTATCAAGCCGAAAAGAGGGTCAAGCAATCGCTAAGAAAACTCACAAAGAGGAATCGAGGTCGAAAGCTTGAAGTTATCCTGAAAGAAATAAGACAAAAGATGGTTGGATGGCTCAATTACTATGGAATTGGTGCGATGAAGGATTTTATCAGAAAACTTGATTCTTGGTTGCGAGCACGTATTAGACAATATATTTGGAAGTCATGGAAAAGACCCAAAGCAAAGTATAGGAAGTTGGTTAAATTAGGCGTGACACGGCGTCAAGCGTTTATCTGTGCAAACTCCAGTAAAGGATACTGGCGAACAGCGCACAGCAGTGTGGTGCAACACGCCCTAAGCAAGAAAAAGCTAGAATCTTTTGGCCTAATAGACATGACCAAAAGACTCCAGTCTTTGCAAAATGCTTAA
- a CDS encoding LTA synthase family protein — translation MHKKINVLGILQILFMIASSFAVGIVLNYAQTNDFLFTMSIVLLSNLNTYLLTVLILFIIYLGLYGLFNRFFYASAFYFIFFLIYAVADRLKVTYRSEPVLPSDLLLLKNIKSLMSMVTAKLIVAMIVVFIVAVGLFILLERHFGKLTMRFRPVTRLIFIALTAFSIGIFYTASDTNSATYKILAATGYTNLDSNINKSANTNGPMLTFLGNIHVDIMDKPKGYNKQAMEDIVKEYRREAKSINKDRDNNNLSKQTLIFVLSESFSDPNRVPNIKMNQDPMPNIRNIKDNTTSGLMMSSGYGGGTANMEYMALTGLAMNQFSDTLQSPYTQVVNKQDDPINISNNFKTSAAIHPYHGNFYNRNSVYRSFGIQSFRNLDTKGDLALKYTNTIPGMEYISDDSAYKDALWQINQTSGGQFINLITMQNHMPYLNQYAKNDFKNTGSGVLDKTRDQVNNYAKGVSITDTETKDFLAKLDNIKKPITIVWYGDHLPGIYDNDNMYEYNVPEHETDYFIYSNKYARDHNYGTTKLTDATEVTDPNGFIPLALKQMNQKVTPYYALLTKVQEEVPAMAKNVAEGSNSLYVNKDSKEVTTKDMTAKQKKLIRDYELVQYDLTAGKNYSKATINK, via the coding sequence ATGCATAAAAAAATTAATGTCTTAGGAATTTTGCAGATACTATTTATGATAGCATCGTCTTTCGCTGTGGGGATTGTTTTAAACTACGCTCAAACTAATGATTTTCTATTTACAATGTCAATCGTACTGTTAAGTAATTTGAATACGTATTTATTAACCGTCTTGATTTTATTTATAATTTATTTGGGGTTATATGGATTATTCAATCGATTTTTCTATGCTTCAGCGTTCTACTTTATCTTCTTTTTGATTTACGCTGTGGCCGATCGTTTGAAAGTTACTTATCGTTCCGAACCCGTTTTGCCAAGTGATCTCTTACTATTGAAGAACATCAAGAGTTTGATGTCAATGGTAACGGCGAAGCTAATTGTTGCGATGATTGTCGTATTTATCGTGGCAGTTGGCTTGTTTATCTTGTTAGAACGTCATTTTGGAAAGTTAACAATGCGTTTTAGACCCGTTACAAGACTGATCTTTATTGCGTTGACTGCTTTCAGTATCGGGATATTTTATACAGCCAGTGATACTAATTCAGCAACTTATAAAATCTTAGCTGCAACGGGTTACACAAATTTGGACTCAAATATTAATAAATCAGCTAATACTAATGGTCCAATGCTGACGTTTTTGGGCAATATTCACGTCGATATTATGGATAAACCGAAAGGTTACAACAAACAAGCGATGGAAGATATTGTTAAGGAATATCGCAGAGAAGCTAAGAGTATCAATAAAGACCGTGATAACAACAATTTGAGCAAGCAAACATTAATTTTTGTGTTAAGTGAAAGTTTCTCTGACCCAAATCGTGTGCCTAATATTAAGATGAATCAAGATCCAATGCCTAATATTAGAAACATCAAGGACAATACAACTTCAGGATTGATGATGAGTTCTGGCTACGGCGGTGGGACTGCCAACATGGAGTACATGGCTTTGACCGGTTTGGCGATGAATCAATTTTCCGATACCTTGCAATCGCCTTATACACAAGTTGTTAACAAACAAGATGATCCTATCAATATTTCTAATAACTTTAAGACTTCTGCGGCTATTCATCCTTATCACGGTAACTTTTATAATAGAAATTCAGTCTATAGAAGTTTTGGAATCCAATCCTTTAGAAACCTTGATACTAAAGGGGATTTAGCACTTAAATACACCAACACAATTCCGGGAATGGAATATATTAGTGATGATTCAGCCTACAAAGATGCGCTTTGGCAAATCAATCAAACAAGTGGCGGTCAATTTATCAATTTGATAACGATGCAAAATCACATGCCATATTTGAACCAATATGCAAAAAATGACTTTAAGAATACTGGCTCAGGTGTGCTGGATAAGACGCGTGATCAAGTTAATAATTATGCTAAAGGCGTCAGCATCACCGATACCGAAACCAAAGATTTTTTGGCTAAACTGGACAATATTAAAAAGCCAATTACGATTGTCTGGTACGGCGATCATTTGCCAGGTATTTACGATAATGACAATATGTATGAATACAATGTTCCTGAACATGAGACGGACTATTTTATTTACAGTAATAAGTATGCTCGAGACCACAATTACGGAACAACTAAACTAACTGATGCGACTGAAGTAACTGATCCGAACGGGTTTATTCCATTAGCATTGAAACAAATGAATCAAAAAGTCACACCTTATTATGCTTTATTGACTAAAGTACAAGAAGAAGTACCTGCGATGGCTAAAAACGTTGCCGAGGGTAGCAATTCATTGTACGTCAACAAGGATAGTAAGGAAGTAACTACGAAGGATATGACGGCTAAGCAAAAGAAATTGATTCGTGATTATGAATTGGTTCAATATGATTTAACAGCCGGCAAGAATTATTCAAAGGCCACTATCAACAAGTAG
- a CDS encoding LTA synthase family protein, which translates to MHKNKSNIFLHCLQIFFIILSAFIVGYLLNYSQTGIFEMTNGILFKTNVVPYLITALILTLLYLGVYGLFNRFFYATAVFYVFFAIYIVANKLKVMYRSEPVLPSDLGFLSNAKEMLSMISGKVVLIVVSVILLVVTACVILEKIFSNKLWRFNIVTRVVLVVLAISSIGVFYNVNKEGSTINKLMTKAGYSNFTPNISMTATTNGPLLTFLGNMHVDIMDQPSGYNKTAMKNLVTKYQNVADNINQDRPNNNLSDQTLIFVLSESFADPSRVPNIKISSEAAPKIMNIKKENTSGLMLSSGYGGGTANMEYMTFTGLAYNQFSKSLQSPYTQLVTKQDHPVNIVNSFKKSAAIHPFHGNFYDRQTVYPKFGFQSFRNIDSKGKLALKYTDTIGNNPYVSDEASYKNTLWQVNQNKGGQFISLVTMQNHMPYNVMYDNNQFTVTNGKGAEIPLQVGNYAKSINFTDNSTQDFLDKLDTIKKPITVVWYGDHLPGLYAKNSMNDYNVIQHETDYFIYSNKYAIDHNYGTKKLTDSTKITDPNGFIPLALKQMNQQVTPYYALLTKVQEKIPAMAKNSVGENENLYVDSNSKQVSTKDLTESQKKLLHDYKLVQYDLTVGKDYSKATINK; encoded by the coding sequence ATGCATAAAAATAAATCTAATATCTTCTTACATTGTCTGCAAATATTCTTTATTATTCTATCGGCGTTTATTGTCGGTTATCTACTGAACTATTCGCAGACTGGAATCTTCGAAATGACTAACGGTATTTTGTTCAAAACAAATGTCGTTCCATATTTAATAACGGCCTTGATTTTAACGTTACTGTATTTAGGTGTGTACGGATTGTTTAATCGCTTTTTCTATGCGACTGCCGTATTTTACGTATTCTTTGCGATTTATATTGTGGCAAATAAATTAAAAGTTATGTACCGCTCAGAGCCAGTGTTACCAAGTGATTTGGGATTTCTGTCCAACGCTAAAGAAATGCTCTCAATGATCAGTGGCAAAGTGGTTTTGATTGTCGTTTCCGTCATTTTACTGGTCGTTACAGCTTGTGTAATTTTGGAGAAGATTTTCTCGAATAAGTTATGGCGTTTTAACATCGTTACAAGAGTTGTCCTAGTGGTTTTGGCAATTTCAAGTATTGGTGTCTTTTATAACGTTAATAAAGAGGGCTCAACCATTAATAAGTTGATGACGAAAGCTGGCTACTCTAATTTCACGCCAAATATCAGTATGACGGCCACAACTAATGGACCGCTGTTAACCTTTTTAGGCAATATGCATGTCGATATTATGGATCAACCAAGTGGCTATAATAAGACAGCTATGAAAAATCTTGTTACTAAATATCAAAATGTTGCTGATAATATTAATCAAGATCGTCCCAATAATAATTTGAGCGACCAAACATTGATCTTTGTTTTGAGTGAAAGTTTTGCTGATCCAAGTCGAGTACCAAATATTAAAATTAGTTCAGAAGCTGCACCCAAGATTATGAATATCAAAAAGGAAAATACTTCTGGATTGATGCTCAGTTCGGGTTATGGCGGGGGAACTGCCAATATGGAATACATGACTTTCACCGGCTTGGCATACAATCAATTTTCGAAATCGTTACAATCTCCATATACGCAGCTGGTTACGAAACAAGATCACCCAGTCAATATCGTCAATAGTTTCAAGAAGTCGGCGGCCATTCACCCATTCCACGGAAACTTTTACGACCGTCAGACGGTATATCCAAAATTTGGTTTCCAAAGTTTTCGCAATATTGATTCTAAAGGAAAACTAGCACTCAAATATACCGATACAATCGGCAATAATCCTTATGTCAGCGATGAAGCCTCTTACAAAAATACTTTGTGGCAAGTTAATCAAAATAAAGGGGGTCAATTTATAAGTTTGGTCACGATGCAAAATCACATGCCTTATAACGTTATGTATGACAATAATCAATTTACCGTAACGAATGGTAAAGGTGCTGAGATTCCACTGCAAGTAGGAAATTATGCTAAAAGTATTAATTTTACTGATAATTCAACCCAAGATTTCTTGGATAAGTTAGATACAATCAAGAAACCAATTACTGTTGTTTGGTACGGCGACCACTTGCCAGGCTTGTACGCTAAGAATTCAATGAATGATTATAACGTCATTCAGCACGAAACAGATTACTTTATATATAGTAATAAATATGCGATTGACCATAATTATGGAACCAAGAAGTTAACTGATTCAACCAAAATAACCGATCCAAACGGTTTCATTCCGTTGGCGTTGAAACAGATGAATCAACAAGTAACACCTTACTATGCTCTATTAACAAAGGTTCAAGAGAAGATACCAGCAATGGCGAAAAACAGTGTTGGAGAGAATGAGAATCTCTATGTGGATTCCAATAGTAAGCAAGTTTCAACAAAGGATTTAACAGAATCACAGAAGAAATTGTTGCATGATTACAAACTAGTCCAATACGATTTAACAGTCGGCAAAGATTATAGTAAAGCAACAATTAATAAGTAA
- a CDS encoding DMT family transporter produces MNLKGFLYILIPTFLFSSMEIALKIAGGQFNPIELNFIRFLIGGLALLPFTILYLKKNNVRINRSGWGKIALTGFVIVVLSMTLYQLSIGMTKASVIAIMLSANPIFGLIIGFVFLKEKLSRTNVLALILTLVGLLIIINPFHLSGAMGIVLGLLSSIIFGIYGVMSRVYGGKLGLNGLSMTCLAFLFGATELGILMGITHIPAVANAIPSGFSEFARIPYFQGISLQTLPLILYISVLVTGVAFGLYFVSMEKVGILQASLIFLVKPALAPVLALFVLGESMNANTIFGIVVILLGSLITLMGEKIAYGVMAIFRRNNPEAHPQVDELEVVKDKIENSELAKRRKATEEAVRNSLEEKRESRELPSED; encoded by the coding sequence TTGAATTTAAAGGGTTTTCTATACATATTGATACCAACATTCTTGTTCAGCTCAATGGAAATTGCGTTGAAGATTGCTGGAGGACAATTTAATCCAATCGAATTGAATTTCATTAGATTCTTGATTGGTGGATTGGCTTTGTTACCATTTACTATTCTTTACCTAAAGAAGAATAATGTTCGAATCAACAGATCAGGTTGGGGAAAAATTGCTCTAACTGGATTTGTTATCGTAGTTTTGAGTATGACACTTTATCAACTATCAATTGGAATGACTAAAGCTTCTGTCATTGCCATCATGTTGAGTGCCAACCCAATTTTCGGTTTGATCATTGGCTTCGTGTTCCTAAAAGAAAAATTATCCAGAACTAACGTCTTGGCTTTGATCCTAACATTAGTTGGTCTCTTGATTATCATCAATCCATTCCACCTTTCCGGGGCAATGGGGATCGTCTTAGGTCTTTTGTCATCAATTATCTTTGGTATTTATGGAGTTATGTCACGTGTCTATGGCGGCAAGTTAGGCTTGAACGGTCTTTCAATGACTTGTTTAGCTTTCTTGTTTGGTGCTACAGAGCTTGGTATTTTAATGGGTATTACTCATATTCCAGCAGTTGCTAACGCTATTCCTAGTGGCTTTTCAGAATTTGCTAGAATTCCATATTTCCAAGGTATCAGTCTTCAAACATTGCCATTGATTCTTTACATTTCCGTACTTGTCACTGGTGTGGCTTTCGGTTTGTACTTCGTATCAATGGAAAAAGTTGGTATTCTACAAGCATCATTGATTTTCCTCGTTAAACCAGCTTTGGCTCCCGTTCTAGCTTTGTTCGTTCTTGGTGAATCGATGAATGCCAATACTATTTTCGGTATTGTCGTAATCTTACTTGGTTCATTGATCACACTTATGGGCGAAAAGATTGCTTACGGAGTTATGGCTATCTTCAGACGTAATAATCCTGAAGCACATCCACAAGTTGACGAATTGGAAGTTGTTAAAGATAAAATTGAAAATAGCGAACTTGCTAAACGCCGTAAAGCTACGGAAGAGGCTGTTCGTAACTCCTTGGAGGAGAAACGTGAAAGTCGCGAATTACCTTCTGAAGACTAA
- a CDS encoding aldo/keto reductase, giving the protein MENLIRIGNTDVTSKKIGLGTNKVGGHNLFPNLKDEDGYAVVKEAIESGITTLDTAYMYGLGRSEEIIGDVIQNYDRSKLVIATKAAQDANNDLKNNNDPKFLKNAVDEALKRLKTDYIDIFYIHFPDEQTPKNEAVAALNELKQAGKIKAIGVSNFSLAQIKEANKDGLVDIVEDNYSLLHRDAEKELFPYLRQNNISFVPYFPLASGLLTGKYSAADAKKFSQYTPAQFNQVLAAIDQVRKLAKKYDATVAQVILAWYMKNPDISIVIPGARKPAQVEQNVNALNVDLGNTDYHAIDEAFSDFE; this is encoded by the coding sequence ATGGAGAATTTGATTAGAATTGGTAACACAGATGTGACAAGTAAGAAAATCGGCCTTGGTACTAACAAGGTTGGAGGACATAATCTCTTCCCGAATTTGAAAGATGAGGACGGTTATGCAGTCGTTAAAGAAGCAATTGAGAGTGGCATTACGACTTTGGATACGGCTTACATGTATGGCTTGGGGCGTTCCGAAGAGATTATTGGTGATGTGATTCAAAACTATGATCGGAGTAAGTTAGTGATTGCCACTAAGGCTGCTCAAGATGCAAACAATGATTTAAAGAATAATAATGATCCAAAATTTTTAAAGAATGCTGTTGATGAGGCTTTAAAACGTCTCAAGACAGATTATATTGATATCTTTTACATTCATTTTCCAGATGAACAAACACCAAAGAATGAGGCTGTCGCTGCTTTGAATGAACTTAAGCAAGCTGGCAAAATCAAGGCCATTGGTGTTTCGAATTTCTCATTGGCTCAAATTAAGGAAGCTAATAAGGATGGTTTGGTCGACATCGTTGAGGATAATTACAGTCTGCTACATCGGGATGCAGAAAAGGAATTGTTCCCATACTTGCGTCAAAATAATATTTCATTTGTACCATATTTCCCATTAGCATCAGGTTTGTTGACGGGAAAGTACAGTGCGGCTGATGCTAAAAAATTTAGTCAGTATACACCGGCACAATTCAATCAAGTGTTGGCAGCGATTGACCAAGTTCGCAAGTTGGCTAAAAAGTACGATGCTACCGTTGCACAAGTTATCTTGGCTTGGTACATGAAGAACCCTGATATTTCGATCGTTATACCAGGAGCTAGAAAACCAGCACAAGTTGAACAAAATGTTAACGCATTAAACGTGGATCTAGGAAATACCGACTATCATGCAATTGACGAAGCATTTTCCGATTTCGAATAG
- a CDS encoding NAD-dependent epimerase/dehydratase family protein, with the protein MAKKVVIFGANGFVGSEFAKAFIENGDSVTSVSRTGEPLGNDAWHKQVDWKIGNALSKGFWSENLKDADVVVDTIGEYKEQPNENLTFEKVNYQSALNIADAAEANKVPVFVYISAEDIPGANKRYIQTKRDAEDNLNKRSFRTVVIRPTTMVTSDDKVDASEKYHSITVDMVALVGIDAVENSKKNVTLGIEELDNDEVNE; encoded by the coding sequence ATGGCAAAAAAAGTAGTAATCTTTGGTGCAAATGGATTTGTTGGTAGTGAGTTTGCCAAGGCATTTATCGAAAATGGAGATTCAGTAACTAGCGTTTCCAGAACAGGTGAGCCACTAGGCAATGATGCATGGCACAAACAAGTTGATTGGAAAATCGGCAATGCTTTGTCAAAGGGATTCTGGAGTGAAAATTTGAAAGACGCTGACGTTGTAGTAGATACAATTGGTGAATATAAGGAACAACCAAACGAGAATTTAACTTTCGAAAAAGTTAATTATCAAAGTGCTTTGAATATTGCGGACGCTGCTGAAGCAAATAAAGTTCCCGTCTTCGTTTATATTTCAGCCGAAGACATTCCTGGAGCTAACAAGCGTTATATCCAAACCAAACGTGATGCTGAAGATAACTTGAACAAACGCAGTTTCAGAACAGTTGTCATCCGTCCAACAACCATGGTAACAAGTGATGATAAAGTTGATGCAAGCGAGAAGTATCACAGTATTACAGTTGATATGGTAGCTTTAGTCGGAATTGATGCTGTAGAAAACTCTAAGAAGAACGTTACATTAGGAATTGAAGAATTAGATAACGATGAAGTAAATGAATAG